The Rhododendron vialii isolate Sample 1 chromosome 5a, ASM3025357v1 genome contains a region encoding:
- the LOC131325080 gene encoding actin-depolymerizing factor 5-like isoform X1: protein MAMAFKMATTGMWVTDECKNSFMEMKWKKGHRYIVFKIDEESRLVTVDKVGGPGEGYTELAASLPEDDCRYAVFDFDFVTVDNCRKSKIFFIAWAPTASRIRAKILYATSKDGLRRVLDGISYEVQATDPTEMGIDVIKDRAK from the exons ATGGCTATGGCTTTCAAGATG GCGACGACGGGGATGTGGGTGACGGACGAATGCAAGAACTCGTTCATGGAGATGAAATGGAAGAAGGGGCACAGGTACATCGTGTTCAAGATCGACGAGGAGTCCCGATTGGTGACCGTCGACAAGGTGGGCGGGCCGGGGGAAGGCTACACCGAACTCGCCGCGTCGCTGCCGGAGGACGACTGCCGGTACGCCGTCTTCGACTTCGATTTCGTCACCGTCGACAACTGCCGGAAAAGCAAGATCTTCTTCATTGCGTG GGCTCCAACAGCATCAAGAATCAGAGCAAAAATACTATACGCAACCTCAAAAGATGGACTGAGGAGGGTTCTTGATGGGATCAGCTATGAAGTCCAAGCAACTGACCCAACTGAGATGGGGATTGACGTAATCAAGGACAGGGCCAAATAG
- the LOC131325080 gene encoding actin-depolymerizing factor 5-like isoform X2, whose protein sequence is MWVTDECKNSFMEMKWKKGHRYIVFKIDEESRLVTVDKVGGPGEGYTELAASLPEDDCRYAVFDFDFVTVDNCRKSKIFFIAWAPTASRIRAKILYATSKDGLRRVLDGISYEVQATDPTEMGIDVIKDRAK, encoded by the exons ATGTGGGTGACGGACGAATGCAAGAACTCGTTCATGGAGATGAAATGGAAGAAGGGGCACAGGTACATCGTGTTCAAGATCGACGAGGAGTCCCGATTGGTGACCGTCGACAAGGTGGGCGGGCCGGGGGAAGGCTACACCGAACTCGCCGCGTCGCTGCCGGAGGACGACTGCCGGTACGCCGTCTTCGACTTCGATTTCGTCACCGTCGACAACTGCCGGAAAAGCAAGATCTTCTTCATTGCGTG GGCTCCAACAGCATCAAGAATCAGAGCAAAAATACTATACGCAACCTCAAAAGATGGACTGAGGAGGGTTCTTGATGGGATCAGCTATGAAGTCCAAGCAACTGACCCAACTGAGATGGGGATTGACGTAATCAAGGACAGGGCCAAATAG